The Campylobacter concisus DNA segment CTTTTGGAAAGTGAGAAAAGATGATGGATTTTTTTAACACTAGCAAAAAGAAACTTGATATAAAACATGATAATACAGAACTAAAAAATTTTAATGAAGAAAATAATAAATTTACTAACTCACAAAATGCTATTGATACCTTTACTTATCCTTTCTCAAAAATACCAATTATTGGAGAGATTTTTAAAGGAAATGCAGATGCTGCCAAAAATTATATAGATAAAGATGCCAATCTTAAAGAAAAAATAAATAAAGAAGCTGAACGTGGTGGAATAGAAGAAGAAGTTAATAGATTTTATAATATCAAAGAACCAGAGAAAAAATACTTTAAAAAACTTAGAGAAGAAGAAAACGAAAAAAGATTGAAAGAGCAACAAATGGACAAAAATTTAACATCACCAACATCATCACTGACTAAGCCTGTCATGCTAGCATCTGGCAACTCAGTAGCAACAGATGGCTTTGTGGACTACGGCGTATCTAATGATACCTTCTCAACTCTTCAGATAGCAAACGAGTCCAACGATAAATTTATCGTTACACGTGCAAATATTTATGAAAATTTAGAAAGTATATTTAGCATAGAGTGCTTTGCCTATATAAATTTGGTGAAAAACCCGCTTTATGAAAATTTAGACACCATCTACAATAACGATAAAAGTTACTCAAGCATATATAAATATCTTGATAAAAGTATAAAGCTAAGCATAAAAAGGCCGTCTTCAACAAATAAAAACATCGTTCCAGATGGTAGCTCAAACGATATGTGCTTTAGCGGAATAGTAAGCGATGTAGAGTATCTTGGCGTAGATGATGAGACTAGTACAAATATAGATAAAAAATACTTCTTTAAATTTAAGCTAACTTCGCCACTATATAGACTAAGCATAAATAGAGCAAACAGAATTTATACAGACCAGAGCATTTTAGAAATAGTAAAAGATATTTTAGCTTTTAATAAGCAAAGACTAACCAAAGAGCTAGACTTCTCAAATATCAAAAATAACTACAACAAAAGAGAATTTATAGCCCAGTACAATGAGAGCGACCTAGCTTTCATAACAAGGCTTTGCCATGATAGTGGTATATATTTTTACGAAGATAATGAAAAAATTTATTTTCATGATACATTTATACTAGCTTATAACAATCAAAATGAAAATTTTACTTCAAGCGATACAAGCAGTGGCAAGGAAGCTAGAAAAGTAAGCTTTAATGTAAATTTGAATAATAATCTAGCAACCGAGCATATAAATAAAATAACAAAGAGCGAAACGCTAAAAGCAAATAGCTTTACGCACTCTTTTCAAAATACAGCTTATCCAAATGTGCTAGAGAGTAAAAATGAAAAGATATTTGACGAACAGGTAAATATCTATGATAAGCATATAAATTTAGATGAGTATTCATTTAGTGACACCAGTTTGCTTGAAGTTAGCACCTATCTTAAAAAACTAAGAAGCGATATGCTTTTAAAAGAATTTACCGCTAGCTCAAATGTATTTGCACTAAATTTAAATGATAATATTTCGGTAGCCATTGATGCTAGCAAGAGTGAATATGAGTTTAAAATAATAGCTTTAAAGCATACTTATATCGATGAGAGCGTTTTAGAAAATACTTTAAATTTAGGCGATAATGTCCCATTTAAAGATAAAAAATTTATAAGCTCATACACAAACGAGATAAGCATCATTCCAAGTAGTGTGAAATTTGTCCCAAGCTACAAACAAAAACCAAAAGCACCAGATATCACGCTAGGTCTTGTAGTCGGTCAAGATGGACTAAACAGCCAAAATAACACGATCCATACTGATAGCTATGGTAGGGTAAAGGTGAGGTTAAATGCTTTTAGTACGCAAGAGATAATCGATAAAGACGATGCCATCAACGCAAGCTATCATAAGAGTGCTTATCTAAGAGTGATAACGCCTATTGCTAGCAATAGCTCA contains these protein-coding regions:
- a CDS encoding type VI secretion system Vgr family protein, which codes for MMDFFNTSKKKLDIKHDNTELKNFNEENNKFTNSQNAIDTFTYPFSKIPIIGEIFKGNADAAKNYIDKDANLKEKINKEAERGGIEEEVNRFYNIKEPEKKYFKKLREEENEKRLKEQQMDKNLTSPTSSLTKPVMLASGNSVATDGFVDYGVSNDTFSTLQIANESNDKFIVTRANIYENLESIFSIECFAYINLVKNPLYENLDTIYNNDKSYSSIYKYLDKSIKLSIKRPSSTNKNIVPDGSSNDMCFSGIVSDVEYLGVDDETSTNIDKKYFFKFKLTSPLYRLSINRANRIYTDQSILEIVKDILAFNKQRLTKELDFSNIKNNYNKREFIAQYNESDLAFITRLCHDSGIYFYEDNEKIYFHDTFILAYNNQNENFTSSDTSSGKEARKVSFNVNLNNNLATEHINKITKSETLKANSFTHSFQNTAYPNVLESKNEKIFDEQVNIYDKHINLDEYSFSDTSLLEVSTYLKKLRSDMLLKEFTASSNVFALNLNDNISVAIDASKSEYEFKIIALKHTYIDESVLENTLNLGDNVPFKDKKFISSYTNEISIIPSSVKFVPSYKQKPKAPDITLGLVVGQDGLNSQNNTIHTDSYGRVKVRLNAFSTQEIIDKDDAINASYHKSAYLRVITPIASNSSGFFAIPRIGDEVIISFLQNDIDNPVVSGSLYNASNTPLVNVDSNYHQTSLSSKTIGANETGINEITLSNLKNKEQIYVKAEKDYDELVNNDFSQTILNDKSSQVHGSYTERVKKAHIQTIDLAKNVNVGGEYLTTVGLSKDTVVGVSNTLNVAVDNNTRVGQDSHEFVGHDKFVEVKSNLNTTIHNDELKEVKGTKEQNIDGGYKLNSQKGINEFSNEHIVLQANSYIDVNAKSNFTTKTAAQHTEIADSKFSNIETTYEVNAKDKIIHQVGSTKVTIEGSSVVIEVAGVKAIFDSRGLRVIGGDIKAL